In one Drosophila gunungcola strain Sukarami chromosome 2R unlocalized genomic scaffold, Dgunungcola_SK_2 000004F, whole genome shotgun sequence genomic region, the following are encoded:
- the LOC128253859 gene encoding uncharacterized protein CG5098 isoform X2 encodes MNPLLAPPYSGTLPFNSMDLSLQSARSAAQPLAKQSPNQQAQQSQQQQQSLMHAPNYPSIQNLTTNATQQQQQQGHLAAMAAAHASLLQSSLGSSSGNLSNGGDCESLLPPPPPTTASGNSNHAGSNSSSNSGSNNHVTSPHYTQSRDENFKLAQLKRSFDHELLSGKSLPKDKDFGYPPAGSASKLPTHNVQQQHVNKKPSPLRNYHQQQQQPPYNLTPKYNGPQTPPTPQSPLAAPPHQMQSPTMDYNQLHLHHQLNNSGGAGSYHHMQQDQTQSQSQSQHPQHLHYHNQHAANSQTAPPPLLPPHLTSGQFHGQPQDAGQQQQVALSSSQQQTHHSRNTQLTNLDVLAVKHKSDSSEEQPVITDLSYRNSEVDKPAVDAPESPYLTTSNEESLESNSNSSNSRKRRKRKASMVMRVTPNENAPEGGNIKQQHQQQLLQQQQPVHQNNSCSPKRSPKNGGGDFQPFSLQTQPQTAKEKVPQENGRAGSPAPAENSSNSNSSNTLYHDNDNPKTKKQRQALLQRNLTEQHRLQLEDEPPKKHTTPPTMPPPSPQSNSSSSSSSSSSANTHSSHSNHAANDSRRGDQKPEINNKATTDTPASPALVEQGDIDAKPAVSVHECDEEEDTATNKESSPAHPVPPANVAVPPVTEESPKKSSFAANSEPCPFGEVEDKLEEMFAGIEEETERICSPEKLTAGETEELVAHDLTAQLALDSAKPADEAPAEKMESSVLAVLTPAPEIRPVATKAAMKSTLPSPVHSPTPLARSTSTPLAAAVDDNSKPNTPVPPKTPAVRRPPPRRLSMGMDVSLLRFMIDDPPAKKPGRKKKVIPEPELEDDDKPSTSAAAAAALAARQLSEAAAVAPKSKAAGAKKKNTLGKGKKGAAAAGKANAKNVKQNGKKPGRKPAFTTDEDSTPAPTNGASGAVPELRFKSPFILIKADGSVSIKNTHSAEDVNEKQTKAKKAPHERKNLRGMHSSTLSNRYDADTTDSTWICVFCKRGPHKQGLGDLFGPYLVTSDCDEYRAALQAPGVQDIDGLFVNKRRREDMVKLQERNLPVVPATLAHIMQAPKISMHKRKRKQTHDSSISYSDDPNESRSQCSSVEPIDCSHEPKFVETFRGMGKTSEHGFEVWLHEDCAVWSNDIQLIGAHVNGLDAAVWDSTRYQCVLCQQTGASVCCFQRSCKAPAHVPCARSANWSLSEEDRKVFCQLHKEESDIVEPIKTEPVAAPVAPAPPAPAPPPPFNIHSLP; translated from the exons ATGAATCCTCTGTTGGCTCCGCCCTACTCTGGAACTTTGCCATTCAACTCCATGGACCTGTCCCTGCAGTCCGCCCGCAGTGCGGCCCAGCCGCTGGCCAAGCAGTCGCCCAACCAGCAGGCACAGCAgtcccagcagcagcagcaatcccTAATGCACGCCCCCAATTATCCTTCAAT TCAAAATCTCACGACCAATGCCacgcaacaacagcagcagcaaggaCATCTGGCCGCCATGGCAGCCGCTCATGCCAGTTTGCTGCAGTCCAGCCTGGGCAGCTCCTCGGGAAACCTCAGCAATGGGGGCGACTGCGAGTCCTTGCTGCCGCCACCGCCTCCCACAACTGCCTCTGGGAACAGCAATCATGCGgggagcaacagcagcagcaatagtGGCAGTAACAATCACGTAACCAGCCCGCACTACACGCAATCGCGCGATGAGAACTTCAAGCTGGCGCAATTGAAGCGCAGCTTCGACCATGAACTGCTCTCGGGAAAGAGTTTGCCGAAGGACAAGGACTTTGGCTACCCGCCAGCGGGATCAGCTAGCAAACTACCCACTCACAAtgtacagcagcaacatgtcAACAAGAAAC CCTCACCTCTGCGAAACTATcaccaacaacagcagcagccgcctTACAACTTAACGCCCAAATACAATGGACCACAGACGCCACCAACGCCTCAATCTCCGCTGGCTGCGCCGCCTCATCAGATGCAATCACCTACCATGGACTACAATCAGCTGCACCTGCACCATCAGCTCAATAACTCGGGCGGAGCTGGTAGCTACCACCACATGCAGCAGGACCAGACGCAATCGCAATCACAATCGCAGCACCCCCAGCACTTGCACTACCACAATCAGCATGCGGCCAACAGCCAAACAGCTCCGCCGCCGCTCCTGCCACCTCACTTGACCAGTGGTCAGTTTCATGGGCAACCACAGGATGcgggccagcagcagcaggtggcATTATCCTCGAGTCAACAACAGACGCATCATTCCCGAAACACTCAACTGACGAATCTCGATGTCCTGGCGGTCAAGCACAAATCAGACTCGTCGGAGGAGCAGCCTGTTATAACTGATCTGTCATACCGCAACTCGGAAGTGGACAAACCCGCAGTAGATGCCCCTGAGTCTCCCTACCTGACCACCTCCAATGAGGAGTCGCTGGAGTcgaacagcaacagcagcaatagtCGCAAGCGCCGCAAACGAAAAGCCAGTATGGTTATGAGGGTTACTCCGAATGAAAATGCACCAGAGGGAGGCAACATcaagcagcagcatcaacagcaactgctgcagcagcagcagcctgtGCACCAGAACAACAGCTGCAGTCCCAAACGATCGCCCAAGAATGGAGGCGGTGACTTTCAGCCCTTTAGTTTGCAAACCCAGCCGCAAACGGCGAAGGAGAAGGTTCCGCAAGAGAACGGCCGGGCAGGATCACCAGCACCGGCGGagaacagcagcaacagcaacagctccAACACGCTGTACCACGACAACGACAACCCCAAGACCAAGAAACAGCGGCAGGCCCTGCTGCAGCGGAATCTTACCGAACAGCACCGTCTGCAGCTGGAGGATGAGCCTCCCAAGAAGCACACAACACCGCCCACCATGCCGCCACCCAGTCCGCAGAGcaacagcagtagcagtagctcGAGCAGCTCCAGCGCCAACACGCACAGCAGCCACAGCAATCATGCGGCTAACGATAGTCGAAGGGGGGATCAGAAGCCGGAGATCAACAATAAGGCCACCACGGATACACCTGCATCTCCTGCCCTCGTCGAGCAGGGCGACATCGATGCCAAGCCGGCGGTTAGTGTGCACGAGTGCGATGAAGAGGAGGACACGGCCACGAATAAGGAATCATCACCCGCACATCCTGTTCCGCCAGCTAATGTGGCTGTTCCCCCCGTGACCGAAGAATCGCCCAAGAAATCCTCATTCGCTGCCAACTCAGAGCCCTGTCCCTTTGGTGAAGTGGAGGACAAGCTGGAGGAAATGTTTGCCGGCATCGAAGAGGAGACGGAAAGGATATGCAGCCCGGAGAAGCTGACAGCGGGCGAGACGGAAGAGTTGGTAGCCCACGATTTGACCGCCCAGCTGGCTCTGGACAGCGCCAAACCAGCAGACGAGGCGCCGGCGGAAAAGATGGAGAGCTCAGTGCTGGCAGTTCTGACCCCTGCCCCCGAAATTCGGCCCGTGGCCACCAAGGCGGCCATGAAGTCCACCCTGCCCAGTCCCGTGCACAGCCCCACCCCACTAGCTCGCTCCACCTCGACGCCCTTGGCCGCTGCAGTGGATGACAATAGTAAGCCCAACACGCCCGTTCCACCTAAGACACCTGCAGTAAGAAGACCGCCACCTCGTAGGCTTTCCATGGGCATGGATGTCTCACTGCTGCGCTTCATGATCGACGACCCGCCTGCCAAGAAGCCAGGTCGCAAGAAGAAAGTGATTCCAGAGCCGGAACTGGAAGATGATGACAAGCCAAGCACCtcggcggcggctgctgcggctCTGGCAGCCCGCCAATTAAGCGAAGCGGCTGCAGTTGCTCCGAAGTCGAAAGCTGCCGGTGCCAAGAAGAAGAATACACTGGGCAAGGGCAAGAagggagcagcagcagcggggAAGGCCAATGCCAAGAATGTCAAGCAAAACGGGAAGAAGCCGGGCAGAAAGCCCGCCTTTACCACCGATGAGGATAGCACACCGGCGCCCACAAACGGAGCAAGCGGAGCAGTCCCTGAGCTAAGGTTCAAGTCTCCCTTCATACTCATCAAAGCGGACGGCAGCGTGAGCATCAAGAACACCCACAGTGCCGAGGACGTGAACGAGAAGCAGACAAAAGCCAAGAAGGCTCCGCACGAACGAAAAAACCTGAGGGGGATGCATAGCTCCACGCTGAGCAACCGCTACGATGCGGACACCACCGATTCCACCTGGATTTGTGTGTTCTGCAAGCGGGGTCCCCACAAGCAGGGTCTGGGCGATCTCTTTGGCCCCTATCTGGTCACCAGCGACTGTGACGAGTACCGTGCGGCCCTGCAGGCTCCCGGAGTACAGGACATTGACGGACTGTTTGTCAACAAACGGCGACGCGAGGACATGGTCAAGCTGCAGGAGCGAAATCTACCCGTAGTTCCCGCCACGCTGGCCCACATTATGCAGGCTCCCAAAATTAGCATG CACAAACGAAAGCGCAAGCAGACGCACGATAGCTCCATATCCTACAGCGATGACCCCAACGAGTCGCGTTCGCAATGCTCATCGGTGGAACCCATCGACTGCAGTCACGAGCCCAAGTTTGTGGAGACCTTCCGCGGCATGGGCAAGACCTCGGAGCACGGCTTTGAGGTTTGGCTGCACGAAGACTGCGCCGTGTGGAGCAACGACATCCAGCTGATCGGCGCCCACGTCAACGGACTGGATGCGGCTGTGTGGGACAGCACGCGGTACCAGTGTGTGCTCTGCCAGCAGACGGGGGCCAGTGTATGTTGCTTCCAGCGTAGTTGCAAGGCGCCTGCTCATGTGCCGTGTGCGCGATCCGCCAACTGGAGTTTGAGTGAGGAGGATCGCAAGGTCTTCTGCCAGCTGCATAAAGAGGAGTCTGACATAGTGGAGCCCATAAAAACGGAGCCAGTGGCAGCTCCagttgctcctgctcctccagcaCCAGCTCCGCCGCCCCCGTTCAACATTCATTCGCTTCCCTGA
- the LOC128253874 gene encoding uncharacterized protein DDB_G0290685-like has protein sequence MQFHLIAILLASVAIGSCLANPSLISGPSRMMEIMRATSENQRNNPQLAAACFAYYNDVFNSDYAAYEVEYNQCHDKFNGGREEVLERYDPVVWDLSNSTFDSCMYLLDCDNHNNSQNALNCYASDGPKMSKVLTSVASNASNFYGALVQEVEQLSYTRDLCCNTTARNYEIRSGDSYEAFQSCLAGLTPVPEKPTIPPSTITPSTTTPSTTTSSTTSVPTTTTTSLPAVVVTNEITTTNLPPTILPSTISHFGADESNSANSKHRWGNKLSNIFKHIG, from the exons ATGCAGTTCCACCTCATCGCCATCCTGCTGGCCTCCGTGGCCATTGGCTCCTGCCTCGCCAATCCCAGCCTCATCTCTGGACCCTCCAGGATGATGGAGATAATGAGGGCCACTAGTGAAAATCAACGGAATAACCCACAGTTGGCGGCGGCCTGCTTCGCCTACTACAATGACGTCTTCAACTCCGACTACGCTGCGTACGAGGTGGAGTACAACCAGTGCCATGACAAGTTCAATGGGGGCCGCGAGGAGGTCCTGGAGCGGTACGATCCTGTCGTCTGGGATCTAAGCAACTCCACCTTCGACTCGTGCATGTACCTGCTCGACTGCGATAATCACAATAACAGTCAGAATGCGCTCAACTGCTATGCCAGTGAC gGACCAAAAATGTCTAAGGTGTTGACCAGTGTGGCCTCCAATGCTTCGAATTTCTATGGAGCCCTGGTGCAGGAGGTCGAGCAGCTCAGCTATACACGTGATCTGTGCTGCAACACCACGGCCAGGAACTACGAGATCCGCTCCGGGGACTCCTACGAGGCCTTCCAGAGTTGTCTGGCTGGTCTGACTCCAGTACCGGAGAAACCCACCATCCCCCCGAGCACCATCACCCCGAGCACCACCACCCCCAGCACCACCACCTCGAGCACCACCAGCGTGCCAACCACCACAACCACATCCCTTCCAGCGGTAGTTGTAACCAATGAGATAACGACAACCAACCTCCCACCTACAATCTTACCCTCGACCATTTCCCATTTCGGAGCCGATGAAAGCAACAGTGCCAACAGCAAGCACCGATGGGGAAACAAACTGAGCAATATTTTCAAGCATATTGGCTAA
- the LOC128253859 gene encoding uncharacterized protein CG5098 isoform X1, which yields MANNNHPHPGHLSQAAQNASWNPLQIPSYIPRQPQLAHMSNERPGMVRSPLAWHVSGSVSAQPPPPPDAIYNFMSANHKNLDHHHQMNPLLAPPYSGTLPFNSMDLSLQSARSAAQPLAKQSPNQQAQQSQQQQQSLMHAPNYPSIQNLTTNATQQQQQQGHLAAMAAAHASLLQSSLGSSSGNLSNGGDCESLLPPPPPTTASGNSNHAGSNSSSNSGSNNHVTSPHYTQSRDENFKLAQLKRSFDHELLSGKSLPKDKDFGYPPAGSASKLPTHNVQQQHVNKKPSPLRNYHQQQQQPPYNLTPKYNGPQTPPTPQSPLAAPPHQMQSPTMDYNQLHLHHQLNNSGGAGSYHHMQQDQTQSQSQSQHPQHLHYHNQHAANSQTAPPPLLPPHLTSGQFHGQPQDAGQQQQVALSSSQQQTHHSRNTQLTNLDVLAVKHKSDSSEEQPVITDLSYRNSEVDKPAVDAPESPYLTTSNEESLESNSNSSNSRKRRKRKASMVMRVTPNENAPEGGNIKQQHQQQLLQQQQPVHQNNSCSPKRSPKNGGGDFQPFSLQTQPQTAKEKVPQENGRAGSPAPAENSSNSNSSNTLYHDNDNPKTKKQRQALLQRNLTEQHRLQLEDEPPKKHTTPPTMPPPSPQSNSSSSSSSSSSANTHSSHSNHAANDSRRGDQKPEINNKATTDTPASPALVEQGDIDAKPAVSVHECDEEEDTATNKESSPAHPVPPANVAVPPVTEESPKKSSFAANSEPCPFGEVEDKLEEMFAGIEEETERICSPEKLTAGETEELVAHDLTAQLALDSAKPADEAPAEKMESSVLAVLTPAPEIRPVATKAAMKSTLPSPVHSPTPLARSTSTPLAAAVDDNSKPNTPVPPKTPAVRRPPPRRLSMGMDVSLLRFMIDDPPAKKPGRKKKVIPEPELEDDDKPSTSAAAAAALAARQLSEAAAVAPKSKAAGAKKKNTLGKGKKGAAAAGKANAKNVKQNGKKPGRKPAFTTDEDSTPAPTNGASGAVPELRFKSPFILIKADGSVSIKNTHSAEDVNEKQTKAKKAPHERKNLRGMHSSTLSNRYDADTTDSTWICVFCKRGPHKQGLGDLFGPYLVTSDCDEYRAALQAPGVQDIDGLFVNKRRREDMVKLQERNLPVVPATLAHIMQAPKISMHKRKRKQTHDSSISYSDDPNESRSQCSSVEPIDCSHEPKFVETFRGMGKTSEHGFEVWLHEDCAVWSNDIQLIGAHVNGLDAAVWDSTRYQCVLCQQTGASVCCFQRSCKAPAHVPCARSANWSLSEEDRKVFCQLHKEESDIVEPIKTEPVAAPVAPAPPAPAPPPPFNIHSLP from the exons atggccaacaacaatcatCCGCATCCTGGGCATCTCAGCCAGGCGGCCCAGAACGCCTCCTGGAATCCCCTGCAA ATTCCCTCGTACATACCCCGGCAGCCGCAGTTGGCGCATATGTCTAACGAGCGGCCCGGAATGGTGCGATCCCCGCTGGCCTGGCATGTTTCCGGTTCCGTTTCCGCccagccgccgccgccgcccgaTGCCATTTACAATTTCATGTCGGCCAACCACAAAAAC CTGGACCACCACCATCAGATGAATCCTCTGTTGGCTCCGCCCTACTCTGGAACTTTGCCATTCAACTCCATGGACCTGTCCCTGCAGTCCGCCCGCAGTGCGGCCCAGCCGCTGGCCAAGCAGTCGCCCAACCAGCAGGCACAGCAgtcccagcagcagcagcaatcccTAATGCACGCCCCCAATTATCCTTCAAT TCAAAATCTCACGACCAATGCCacgcaacaacagcagcagcaaggaCATCTGGCCGCCATGGCAGCCGCTCATGCCAGTTTGCTGCAGTCCAGCCTGGGCAGCTCCTCGGGAAACCTCAGCAATGGGGGCGACTGCGAGTCCTTGCTGCCGCCACCGCCTCCCACAACTGCCTCTGGGAACAGCAATCATGCGgggagcaacagcagcagcaatagtGGCAGTAACAATCACGTAACCAGCCCGCACTACACGCAATCGCGCGATGAGAACTTCAAGCTGGCGCAATTGAAGCGCAGCTTCGACCATGAACTGCTCTCGGGAAAGAGTTTGCCGAAGGACAAGGACTTTGGCTACCCGCCAGCGGGATCAGCTAGCAAACTACCCACTCACAAtgtacagcagcaacatgtcAACAAGAAAC CCTCACCTCTGCGAAACTATcaccaacaacagcagcagccgcctTACAACTTAACGCCCAAATACAATGGACCACAGACGCCACCAACGCCTCAATCTCCGCTGGCTGCGCCGCCTCATCAGATGCAATCACCTACCATGGACTACAATCAGCTGCACCTGCACCATCAGCTCAATAACTCGGGCGGAGCTGGTAGCTACCACCACATGCAGCAGGACCAGACGCAATCGCAATCACAATCGCAGCACCCCCAGCACTTGCACTACCACAATCAGCATGCGGCCAACAGCCAAACAGCTCCGCCGCCGCTCCTGCCACCTCACTTGACCAGTGGTCAGTTTCATGGGCAACCACAGGATGcgggccagcagcagcaggtggcATTATCCTCGAGTCAACAACAGACGCATCATTCCCGAAACACTCAACTGACGAATCTCGATGTCCTGGCGGTCAAGCACAAATCAGACTCGTCGGAGGAGCAGCCTGTTATAACTGATCTGTCATACCGCAACTCGGAAGTGGACAAACCCGCAGTAGATGCCCCTGAGTCTCCCTACCTGACCACCTCCAATGAGGAGTCGCTGGAGTcgaacagcaacagcagcaatagtCGCAAGCGCCGCAAACGAAAAGCCAGTATGGTTATGAGGGTTACTCCGAATGAAAATGCACCAGAGGGAGGCAACATcaagcagcagcatcaacagcaactgctgcagcagcagcagcctgtGCACCAGAACAACAGCTGCAGTCCCAAACGATCGCCCAAGAATGGAGGCGGTGACTTTCAGCCCTTTAGTTTGCAAACCCAGCCGCAAACGGCGAAGGAGAAGGTTCCGCAAGAGAACGGCCGGGCAGGATCACCAGCACCGGCGGagaacagcagcaacagcaacagctccAACACGCTGTACCACGACAACGACAACCCCAAGACCAAGAAACAGCGGCAGGCCCTGCTGCAGCGGAATCTTACCGAACAGCACCGTCTGCAGCTGGAGGATGAGCCTCCCAAGAAGCACACAACACCGCCCACCATGCCGCCACCCAGTCCGCAGAGcaacagcagtagcagtagctcGAGCAGCTCCAGCGCCAACACGCACAGCAGCCACAGCAATCATGCGGCTAACGATAGTCGAAGGGGGGATCAGAAGCCGGAGATCAACAATAAGGCCACCACGGATACACCTGCATCTCCTGCCCTCGTCGAGCAGGGCGACATCGATGCCAAGCCGGCGGTTAGTGTGCACGAGTGCGATGAAGAGGAGGACACGGCCACGAATAAGGAATCATCACCCGCACATCCTGTTCCGCCAGCTAATGTGGCTGTTCCCCCCGTGACCGAAGAATCGCCCAAGAAATCCTCATTCGCTGCCAACTCAGAGCCCTGTCCCTTTGGTGAAGTGGAGGACAAGCTGGAGGAAATGTTTGCCGGCATCGAAGAGGAGACGGAAAGGATATGCAGCCCGGAGAAGCTGACAGCGGGCGAGACGGAAGAGTTGGTAGCCCACGATTTGACCGCCCAGCTGGCTCTGGACAGCGCCAAACCAGCAGACGAGGCGCCGGCGGAAAAGATGGAGAGCTCAGTGCTGGCAGTTCTGACCCCTGCCCCCGAAATTCGGCCCGTGGCCACCAAGGCGGCCATGAAGTCCACCCTGCCCAGTCCCGTGCACAGCCCCACCCCACTAGCTCGCTCCACCTCGACGCCCTTGGCCGCTGCAGTGGATGACAATAGTAAGCCCAACACGCCCGTTCCACCTAAGACACCTGCAGTAAGAAGACCGCCACCTCGTAGGCTTTCCATGGGCATGGATGTCTCACTGCTGCGCTTCATGATCGACGACCCGCCTGCCAAGAAGCCAGGTCGCAAGAAGAAAGTGATTCCAGAGCCGGAACTGGAAGATGATGACAAGCCAAGCACCtcggcggcggctgctgcggctCTGGCAGCCCGCCAATTAAGCGAAGCGGCTGCAGTTGCTCCGAAGTCGAAAGCTGCCGGTGCCAAGAAGAAGAATACACTGGGCAAGGGCAAGAagggagcagcagcagcggggAAGGCCAATGCCAAGAATGTCAAGCAAAACGGGAAGAAGCCGGGCAGAAAGCCCGCCTTTACCACCGATGAGGATAGCACACCGGCGCCCACAAACGGAGCAAGCGGAGCAGTCCCTGAGCTAAGGTTCAAGTCTCCCTTCATACTCATCAAAGCGGACGGCAGCGTGAGCATCAAGAACACCCACAGTGCCGAGGACGTGAACGAGAAGCAGACAAAAGCCAAGAAGGCTCCGCACGAACGAAAAAACCTGAGGGGGATGCATAGCTCCACGCTGAGCAACCGCTACGATGCGGACACCACCGATTCCACCTGGATTTGTGTGTTCTGCAAGCGGGGTCCCCACAAGCAGGGTCTGGGCGATCTCTTTGGCCCCTATCTGGTCACCAGCGACTGTGACGAGTACCGTGCGGCCCTGCAGGCTCCCGGAGTACAGGACATTGACGGACTGTTTGTCAACAAACGGCGACGCGAGGACATGGTCAAGCTGCAGGAGCGAAATCTACCCGTAGTTCCCGCCACGCTGGCCCACATTATGCAGGCTCCCAAAATTAGCATG CACAAACGAAAGCGCAAGCAGACGCACGATAGCTCCATATCCTACAGCGATGACCCCAACGAGTCGCGTTCGCAATGCTCATCGGTGGAACCCATCGACTGCAGTCACGAGCCCAAGTTTGTGGAGACCTTCCGCGGCATGGGCAAGACCTCGGAGCACGGCTTTGAGGTTTGGCTGCACGAAGACTGCGCCGTGTGGAGCAACGACATCCAGCTGATCGGCGCCCACGTCAACGGACTGGATGCGGCTGTGTGGGACAGCACGCGGTACCAGTGTGTGCTCTGCCAGCAGACGGGGGCCAGTGTATGTTGCTTCCAGCGTAGTTGCAAGGCGCCTGCTCATGTGCCGTGTGCGCGATCCGCCAACTGGAGTTTGAGTGAGGAGGATCGCAAGGTCTTCTGCCAGCTGCATAAAGAGGAGTCTGACATAGTGGAGCCCATAAAAACGGAGCCAGTGGCAGCTCCagttgctcctgctcctccagcaCCAGCTCCGCCGCCCCCGTTCAACATTCATTCGCTTCCCTGA
- the LOC128253869 gene encoding myb-like protein AA, whose product MCSKELLLLAAILAACCFGSGSTCEEAMEMKSTGQGLRNNRYNNYNKYDDYNYKWDVDADGIADSYEDDNNDNYNYNKAPAKWQQQQQKLYGNPIYSIYDKQQHLQRQQQQHEQQQQQQQQQQLEQQQQGQFDDDPENARNDFRLQLSDLNAAVQGVGRFVVAQDSSNSQSNGNSNTNTNSNSNINDNSNFKRLQPPEQEQMLLARRSRSSNINQRAAMDEDEAEAGEPGQREYTHNESPAADVPENVDIEGEEDYAGQDEEADELSSNLPYGIQNVRKRRVRSVMPPVPFLGPNPSADGVVTYQSLCPTNRVTVKLESGDYRPNHYVEVTCAHSYSPQPLRTHNYEYGYRGNELLRALLSERGEKREICSATGFSCIQLNRTIHLIRLNDASGCWESETRTVPSGCECMWPKHSYGDIAFYHQAQKRRGGGGGVTGLRPHGPINVDYKPGVGYRQLTLRTRTPKPAPRSRREDLGYESYELN is encoded by the exons ATGTGTTCCAAAGAATTG CTGCTCCTGGCCGCCATTCTAGCTGCTTGCTGTTTTGGCAGTGGCTCTACTTGCGAGGAGGCAATGGAAATGAAATCGACAGGGCAGGGGCTCAGAAACAATAGgtacaacaactacaacaaatACGACGATTACAACTACAAGTGGGATGTAGATGCTGATGGCATTGCAGATAGCTACGAGGACGACAACAATGACAACTATAACTACAACAAAGCACCGGCCaaatggcagcagcagcagcaaaaactcTACGGAAATCCCATCTACAGCATATACGACAAGCAGCAACATCtacaacggcagcagcagcaacatgagcagcagcagcagcagcaacagcaacagcaacttgaacaacagcaacagggaCAGTTTGATGATGATCCAGAGAATGCTCGCAATGACTTCCGTCTGCAATTGTCCGACTTAAATGCGGCCGTTCAAGGTGTGGGCAGGTTTGTTGTTGCCCaggacagcagcaacagccaaagcaacggcaacagcaacaccaacaccaatagcaacagcaacatcaacgaCAACAGCAACTTTAAACGGCTGCAGCCACCGGAGCAGGAGCAAATGTTGCTGGCACgtcgcagtcgcagcagcaacataaaCCAAAG GGCAGCCATGGATGAAGACGAAGCCGAAGCCGGAGAACCAGGTCAGAGGGAGTACACTCACAACGAGTCCCCAGCAGCTGACGTCCCCGAAAACGTGGACATTGAGGGCGAGGAGGATTATGCGGGTCAGGATGAGGAGGCGGATGAGCTGAGTTCCAACCTGCCCTACGGCATCCAGAATGTGCGCAAGCGTCGTGTGCGCAGTGTTATGCCACCGGTTCCTTTTCTGGGTCCCAATCCCAGCGCAGATGGG GTGGTAACCTATCAATCGCTGTGCCCCACGAATCGTGTGACCGTGAAGTTGGAGAGCGGCGACTACCGACCCAATCACTACGTGGAGGTGACCTGTGCCCACAGCTACTCGCCCCAGCCATTGAGAACACACAACTACGAGTACGGATACAGGGGCAATGAACTGCTCCGAGCTCTGCTCTCCGAGCGCGGTGAAAAGCGAGAG ATCTGCTCGGCGACGGGCTTCTCGTGCATCCAGCTCAACCGCACCATCCACCTGATCCGGCTGAACGACGCCTCCGGCTGCTGGGAATCGGAGACGCGGACCGTGCCCTCCGGTTGTGAGTGCATGTGGCCAAAGCACAGCTACGGCGACATAGCCTTCTACCACCAGGCGCAGAAGAGGCggggcggaggaggaggcgtGACCGGGCTGCGACCCCATGGCCCCATCAATGTGGATTACAAGCCAGGAGTTGGCTATCGCCAACTGACCCTGAGGACGCGGACTCCCAAGCCAGCTCCGCGCAGTCGACGCGAGGATTTGGGCTACGAGAGCTACGAGCTTAACTAG
- the LOC128253880 gene encoding thymidylate kinase: MSAGKRGALIIFEGCDRSGKTTQSRLLVKHLKSKGLSVLAMNFPERSSSIGQVINSYLTNSKDLPDEVIHLMFSANRWEHMNQVKQQLLEGTTLVVDRYSYSGVAYSAAKGLDFDWCYAPERGLLKPDAVFYLRAPAADDLANRGQYGEERYEKVEFQGRVAKVFDKICSKEASYWHQLDASQSVDDLHAQVAGIAEELLPKVANQPIDKLS; encoded by the exons ATGAGTGCAGGAAAACGTGGAGCCTTGATTATATTCGAAGGATGCGATCGCAGTGGCAAGACCACACAAAGCAGGCTATTGG TTAAGCACCTGAAATCAAAGGGTCTTTCCGTTCTGGCCATGAATTTTCCGGAGCGCAGTTCCAGCATTGGCCAGGTGATAAACTCCTATCTGACCAACAGCAAGGATCTGCCGGACGAGGTGATCCACTTGATGTTCTCCGCCAATCGCTGGGAGCACATGAACCAGGTGAAGCAGCAGCTCCTGGAGGGCACCACCCTGGTGGTGGATCGATATTCCTACTCTGGCGTGGCTTATAGTGCGGCTAAGGGACTGGATTTCGATTGGTGTTATGCCCCAGAACGGGGACTCCTAAAACCAGATGCAGTTTTCTATCTAAGAGCACCCGCAGCAGATGACCTCGCAAATCGCGGTCAATATGGCGAGGAGCG TTACGAGAAAGTGGAATTCCAGGGGCGTGTGGCCAAGGTTTTTGATAAGATTTGCTCAAAGGAGGCTAGCTATTGGCACCAGCTCGATGCCAGCCAATCCGTGGATGATTTGCATGCCCAGGTAGCTGGCATTGCCGAGGAACTACTGCCCAAAGTGGCCAACCAACCCATCGATAAGTTATCATAG